A window of Methanolobus sediminis contains these coding sequences:
- a CDS encoding polyprenyl synthetase family protein produces the protein MVQIEDLDEYQLIKIAKDDIVHSMDDSSQMKKMLMHICSSGGKNIRPVMLILCTEMCGGNSAEGVKAALAIEFIHSASLIHDDVLDGGLVRRGVESAHKKYGIPAAILCGDFLISKAISLISGYGNNAVNEFGRAGMYMAEGETIDISSVDDEFREKNYFECIGKKTGSLFAASAAIGAYVAEADSETAKKLRSFGENVGNAYQIVDDLLEYLNELEDKSSTYESVTLPLIYRRSMDHDKAVEKTLEQVRICVKNAKDILATFPPSDARNKLELITDLITVDMLPIDIL, from the coding sequence ATGGTGCAAATAGAAGATCTGGACGAATATCAGCTGATTAAGATTGCCAAGGATGATATAGTTCATTCTATGGATGATAGTTCCCAGATGAAAAAGATGCTTATGCACATATGCAGTTCCGGTGGAAAGAATATCCGTCCTGTTATGCTCATATTATGTACTGAAATGTGCGGGGGTAATTCTGCGGAAGGTGTCAAGGCTGCACTTGCGATTGAATTTATTCATTCTGCATCTCTTATTCATGATGATGTGCTTGATGGAGGTCTTGTGCGTCGTGGTGTTGAATCAGCACACAAAAAATATGGAATCCCTGCAGCGATACTATGTGGTGATTTTCTTATATCCAAGGCAATATCTCTTATTTCCGGTTACGGAAACAATGCAGTAAATGAATTCGGTCGGGCTGGAATGTATATGGCTGAAGGTGAAACCATTGATATTTCAAGCGTTGATGATGAATTCAGGGAAAAGAACTACTTTGAGTGTATTGGTAAAAAGACCGGTTCCCTTTTTGCTGCCAGTGCTGCAATAGGTGCTTATGTTGCAGAAGCGGATTCTGAGACTGCCAAAAAATTAAGGTCTTTTGGTGAAAATGTAGGTAATGCATATCAAATAGTTGATGACCTGCTTGAGTATCTAAATGAACTTGAAGATAAGAGTTCTACTTATGAATCAGTTACATTGCCTCTTATTTATAGAAGATCCATGGATCACGATAAGGCTGTAGAGAAAACTTTAGAACAGGTCCGTATTTGTGTTAAAAATGCAAAAGATATCCTTGCCACATTCCCACCTTCTGATGCAAGGAATAAACTGGAGTTAATAACTGACCTTATTACAGTAGATATGCTTCCTATTGATATCCTTTAA
- a CDS encoding FeoA family protein, giving the protein MAPIIPLAMMPEGKDSKIISINAGKCLINRLRSMGFIENTLLKVKKGVNGSLIVSINGCDYALGMGMATKIMVQEYSA; this is encoded by the coding sequence ATGGCTCCAATAATACCACTTGCTATGATGCCTGAAGGTAAAGATAGTAAGATCATTTCTATTAATGCAGGTAAATGTCTCATTAATCGTCTCAGGTCAATGGGCTTTATTGAGAATACTCTGCTCAAAGTCAAAAAAGGTGTCAATGGTTCTCTTATTGTGTCCATAAACGGTTGTGACTATGCGCTGGGCATGGGTATGGCCACAAAGATCATGGTGCAGGAATATTCTGCATAA
- a CDS encoding cytochrome c maturation protein CcmE domain-containing protein, with protein MDKTQKTIVAVAFIAVVGFVGLWNVDLSQGYHMVSDISQNSAEFVGHDVNTMGMIKNGTLDISTDGTFFALQDLEEPSYEIYVEYTGSLPANLAEGQSVSISGKMLSPTMVEASQIVMSCPSKYSE; from the coding sequence ATGGATAAAACACAAAAAACGATAGTTGCAGTTGCTTTCATTGCCGTTGTTGGTTTTGTAGGTCTCTGGAATGTTGACCTTTCACAGGGATATCATATGGTATCTGATATATCCCAGAACTCAGCGGAGTTTGTAGGGCATGATGTCAACACAATGGGCATGATCAAGAATGGAACTCTTGATATTTCTACTGATGGCACTTTTTTTGCACTTCAGGATCTTGAAGAACCTTCTTATGAGATTTATGTGGAATATACCGGTTCTCTCCCGGCCAATCTTGCAGAGGGGCAAAGTGTTAGTATAAGCGGAAAAATGCTTTCTCCAACCATGGTTGAAGCAAGCCAGATAGTTATGAGTTGTCCTTCAAAATATTCAGAATAA
- the ahbD gene encoding heme b synthase, whose translation MVKPPRLIAWETTAGCNLSCKHCRGSSTEKKPEGELTTEEALHLIDEIKEMGNPILILSGGEPLVRDDIFEIAKYATEKGLRVAMATNGTLVTPEMADKIKSVGIQRVSISLDGSSSKTHDDFRCMPGAFDGALNGIENLKDAGIGFQINPTITKRTIDEIPSILEMAKELGADALHIFLLVPTGRGKELENDEIPPVEYERILNWFYDRQKDAGIQLKATCAPHYFRIMRQRAEKEGIEISVKTHGYEAMTKGCLGGTGFCFISSTGDVYPCGYLPALAGNIKEQSFKDIWENSKVFNDLRDVSKLKGKCGICEYNTVCGGCRARAYAATGDYLEEEPYCIYVPKKQ comes from the coding sequence ATGGTAAAACCTCCAAGACTCATTGCCTGGGAAACAACAGCAGGATGTAACCTTTCGTGCAAACACTGCAGAGGTTCATCCACTGAGAAAAAACCTGAGGGCGAACTTACAACTGAAGAAGCACTCCATTTAATAGATGAAATAAAGGAAATGGGAAACCCAATACTCATACTAAGTGGTGGGGAACCACTGGTAAGGGATGACATATTCGAGATTGCAAAATATGCCACGGAAAAAGGTCTGCGTGTTGCCATGGCAACAAACGGAACTTTGGTCACACCAGAAATGGCAGACAAAATCAAAAGTGTTGGCATACAAAGAGTAAGTATAAGCCTTGACGGTTCAAGTTCCAAAACGCACGATGACTTCCGTTGCATGCCCGGAGCATTTGATGGTGCACTGAATGGCATAGAGAACCTTAAAGACGCAGGCATAGGCTTCCAGATAAACCCAACCATCACAAAACGCACCATTGATGAAATTCCATCCATACTGGAAATGGCAAAGGAACTTGGTGCAGACGCCCTTCATATCTTCCTGCTTGTACCAACCGGCAGAGGTAAAGAGCTTGAGAATGATGAAATCCCGCCAGTAGAATATGAAAGGATACTCAACTGGTTCTACGACAGACAAAAGGATGCAGGCATTCAACTCAAAGCAACCTGTGCGCCCCATTATTTCAGGATAATGCGTCAGCGTGCAGAGAAGGAAGGAATTGAAATAAGTGTCAAGACCCATGGTTACGAAGCAATGACAAAGGGATGTCTTGGAGGAACTGGCTTTTGTTTTATATCAAGCACAGGAGACGTTTACCCTTGCGGATACCTTCCTGCACTTGCCGGAAACATAAAAGAGCAGAGTTTTAAGGATATCTGGGAGAATTCTAAAGTATTCAACGACCTGCGTGATGTCTCAAAACTCAAGGGAAAGTGTGGAATATGCGAATATAATACAGTATGCGGAGGCTGTCGTGCACGTGCTTATGCTGCCACAGGCGACTATCTGGAAGAAGAGCCATACTGTATATATGTACCTAAAAAACAGTGA
- the ahbB gene encoding siroheme decarboxylase subunit beta has product MANNLDDIDEKIIKMTQNGIPLKRSPFTDIASELGISEQEIIDRLKKMQEENVIRRFGASVGHRDIGIVANAMCVWNVPDERTEEVGTIMAGFSEVTHCYERPRAPGWDYNLFAMVHSYTKEDCEEVAARISEATGIKDYKLLFSDREFKKTGVRL; this is encoded by the coding sequence ATGGCAAATAATCTGGATGACATTGATGAGAAAATAATCAAAATGACACAGAACGGCATCCCGCTTAAAAGATCACCTTTTACAGATATTGCCAGTGAGCTTGGAATCAGTGAGCAGGAAATAATAGACCGCCTCAAAAAGATGCAGGAAGAAAATGTTATCCGCAGGTTCGGTGCATCAGTCGGACACAGAGACATTGGAATCGTTGCAAATGCAATGTGCGTCTGGAATGTACCTGATGAAAGGACAGAGGAAGTTGGTACGATAATGGCAGGATTCTCCGAAGTGACACACTGCTATGAAAGACCACGAGCCCCTGGATGGGATTATAACCTGTTTGCAATGGTTCACTCTTATACAAAGGAAGACTGCGAAGAAGTTGCAGCAAGGATATCCGAGGCAACTGGAATCAAAGATTATAAACTTCTTTTCAGTGACAGGGAATTCAAGAAAACTGGAGTTAGGTTGTAA
- a CDS encoding dihydroorotate dehydrogenase electron transfer subunit encodes MYPINVKITKIIKETPSTRTFVFDKSFDEAVPGQFVMVWIHGVDEIPMGLASKNSITVQKVGDATEKLFKLSEGDTLGIRGPFGKGFTLPDKDEKILLIAGGVGTVPIVALANHAASEGVCITTILGARNSEELLFVDKFSSCGELHITTDDGSAHRCGFVTDVLGEADISAYDRIYTCGPEMMMKCIFSMLEKEDALEKTEFSLHRYFKCGIGVCGACCMDKKGLRVCKDGPVFNGLELVDSELGKYMRGPSGNKKDF; translated from the coding sequence ATGTACCCCATTAACGTCAAAATTACTAAGATCATCAAGGAAACTCCATCCACAAGGACTTTTGTTTTTGACAAATCCTTTGATGAAGCCGTACCTGGACAATTTGTAATGGTATGGATACATGGAGTTGATGAAATTCCCATGGGATTAGCAAGCAAGAACTCCATCACTGTGCAGAAGGTAGGAGATGCAACCGAGAAGCTATTCAAGCTCAGTGAAGGAGATACTCTTGGAATTAGAGGACCTTTCGGAAAAGGTTTCACACTTCCGGATAAAGATGAGAAAATACTGCTCATTGCAGGCGGAGTCGGTACTGTACCTATTGTAGCTCTGGCAAATCATGCAGCTTCTGAAGGCGTGTGCATAACTACTATCCTTGGAGCCAGAAATTCTGAAGAACTGCTTTTTGTGGATAAATTCTCATCTTGTGGCGAACTTCACATAACAACAGATGATGGTTCTGCCCACAGGTGCGGTTTTGTAACTGACGTGCTTGGAGAAGCAGACATTTCTGCCTATGACAGAATCTACACATGTGGTCCTGAAATGATGATGAAATGCATCTTCAGTATGCTTGAAAAAGAAGATGCACTTGAAAAAACAGAGTTCAGCCTTCACAGGTATTTCAAATGCGGAATAGGAGTATGTGGTGCCTGCTGCATGGATAAGAAAGGCTTAAGAGTCTGCAAGGATGGACCTGTGTTCAATGGTTTAGAACTTGTTGATTCCGAACTTGGAAAATATATGCGCGGACCAAGCGGCAATAAGAAGGATTTTTAA
- the hemC gene encoding hydroxymethylbilane synthase — protein sequence MIIGTRGSALALAQTETIEGMLAELGVSTTRKIIKTSGDTFTDRPLHEVAGVGAFVRELDDRMIDGEIDISVHSMKDLPTIRPEELATSAVLKRDSPYDVLLTTDGTRINELPEGAVLGTTSMRRRAQILRYRPDLHVQDLRGNINTRIRKLEEGLYDGILLAEAGLQRMGWEMDVERLDPQFFCPSANQGTIAVVTPAGSEAEEVTSNLDHQQTRIETEIERIVITDVEGGCTAPIGSFAQFINEDEISVCCEVLALDGSEHVRIEEVILAETYQEHARMIAKELVQMGGKELVQRAVCQLSAGTAAEVQGQYD from the coding sequence ATGATAATAGGAACCCGTGGAAGTGCCCTGGCTCTTGCACAGACAGAGACCATTGAAGGCATGCTTGCAGAACTGGGTGTCAGCACAACCCGGAAGATAATCAAAACATCCGGTGACACTTTCACAGACAGACCACTACACGAAGTTGCAGGAGTCGGTGCCTTTGTCAGGGAACTGGATGACAGGATGATCGATGGAGAGATAGATATATCAGTTCACTCCATGAAGGACCTTCCGACTATCAGACCTGAAGAGCTTGCTACATCCGCGGTGCTAAAGCGCGATTCACCATATGATGTACTTCTTACGACTGACGGAACAAGGATAAATGAGCTTCCTGAAGGAGCAGTCCTTGGTACTACATCCATGCGCAGAAGAGCACAGATTCTCAGATACAGACCCGATCTCCATGTACAGGATCTCAGAGGAAATATCAACACAAGAATAAGGAAACTTGAAGAGGGACTTTACGACGGAATTCTGCTTGCAGAAGCAGGTCTTCAGAGAATGGGCTGGGAAATGGATGTGGAACGTCTTGATCCACAGTTCTTCTGTCCTTCCGCAAACCAGGGAACAATAGCTGTTGTCACACCTGCCGGAAGCGAGGCGGAAGAAGTAACTTCTAACCTGGACCACCAGCAGACCCGAATTGAGACAGAGATAGAGCGTATAGTTATCACCGATGTAGAAGGTGGATGTACTGCACCAATAGGTTCCTTTGCTCAATTTATCAACGAAGATGAGATCAGTGTGTGCTGTGAAGTGCTTGCACTCGATGGTTCTGAACATGTCCGTATAGAAGAAGTCATCCTGGCTGAAACTTATCAGGAACATGCCAGAATGATAGCAAAAGAACTTGTACAAATGGGTGGCAAGGAACTTGTGCAAAGAGCAGTCTGCCAGTTGAGTGCAGGAACAGCCGCAGAGGTGCAGGGACAATATGATTAA
- the ahbA gene encoding siroheme decarboxylase subunit alpha yields MIFLDDTDKKILNTIQFDFPLETEPYKKLGEELGISEDEVIERLDRLHNEGAVRKIGPIINRKGVGGTSTLVAVSVPEEKVDEVAEYINAYHEVSHNYHRPEKFNVWFTISAVNRERIDTILEELQEKTGLDFVDLPTKKLFKIGVKFNIK; encoded by the coding sequence ATGATATTTCTTGATGATACCGATAAAAAGATACTCAATACTATCCAGTTTGATTTTCCCCTGGAAACAGAGCCTTATAAAAAACTAGGAGAAGAACTGGGTATTAGTGAAGATGAAGTAATTGAAAGGCTTGACAGGCTGCACAATGAAGGTGCTGTCAGGAAGATCGGACCAATAATCAACCGCAAAGGAGTAGGGGGTACAAGCACGCTTGTAGCTGTAAGTGTTCCTGAGGAAAAGGTTGACGAGGTGGCAGAATACATCAACGCATATCATGAAGTGTCACACAACTACCACAGACCAGAGAAATTCAACGTGTGGTTCACCATTTCTGCAGTTAACAGAGAAAGGATAGATACGATATTAGAAGAGCTGCAGGAAAAGACCGGACTGGATTTTGTTGACCTTCCAACAAAAAAACTGTTCAAGATCGGAGTCAAGTTCAACATTAAATGA
- the hemA gene encoding glutamyl-tRNA reductase — MTEITSMVITHSKATVEEIEEAWEGDIEKMLKDLHSLDLVCECVVLKTCNRVEIYVVSPKGSTVLFQFAKKMGLSSNIIDFFEHEESIMHLLRLACGLESMIIGEDQILGQIKDLYLVAKKLGTSGKMLDTAFSKAIQVGKRVRTETEINRGALSIASASVDLAEDTVGDLKNKMVLVIGTGEMGTLVTRALSHREIELMYIANRTYEAAKNLADEMGGHAVHFDQIDENLRRADVVISATGAPHYVLKYEQVEKAMSFREKELLLIDIANPRDIDPSIDDIPHVTLYNIDNLRVINEKNLELRMEEAKKAQSIIDEEFDLLIKQYKRQRADTLVSELYAQSYKLRVNEKDKAITKLGAYHTIGDTEKQIIEDLTHSIINKMLAEPTKIIRYAAEIGDDELLESVARVFIANRSNIKEENELVKCSPSTE; from the coding sequence ATGACTGAAATAACCAGTATGGTGATAACCCATTCCAAAGCAACTGTCGAGGAGATCGAGGAAGCATGGGAAGGGGACATAGAAAAAATGCTCAAGGACCTTCATTCTCTTGATCTTGTTTGTGAGTGTGTTGTGCTCAAGACCTGCAACCGCGTGGAAATATATGTTGTTTCACCGAAAGGCAGTACTGTCCTGTTCCAGTTTGCCAAGAAAATGGGACTTTCTTCTAATATAATAGACTTTTTTGAGCACGAAGAATCCATCATGCACCTGCTCAGGCTTGCATGTGGTCTTGAATCTATGATAATCGGTGAAGACCAGATCCTCGGTCAGATTAAAGACCTCTACCTTGTTGCCAAGAAACTCGGAACCTCCGGCAAAATGCTTGATACAGCATTCAGTAAAGCCATTCAGGTAGGTAAACGTGTCAGAACCGAGACCGAGATCAACCGTGGTGCACTTTCAATTGCATCAGCATCAGTAGACCTTGCAGAAGACACCGTTGGCGACCTCAAGAACAAGATGGTACTTGTTATTGGTACAGGAGAAATGGGGACACTTGTCACCCGTGCACTTTCCCACAGGGAGATCGAACTGATGTACATTGCCAACCGTACATACGAAGCTGCAAAGAACCTTGCTGATGAGATGGGAGGACATGCAGTACACTTTGACCAGATCGATGAGAATCTCAGAAGAGCTGATGTCGTTATTAGTGCAACCGGTGCACCCCACTATGTCCTGAAATATGAACAGGTCGAAAAGGCAATGAGTTTCAGGGAAAAAGAACTTCTTCTAATTGATATAGCAAACCCCAGGGATATTGACCCTTCAATCGATGATATCCCACATGTGACTCTCTATAATATAGATAACCTGAGAGTCATAAATGAGAAAAATCTGGAACTGAGAATGGAAGAGGCTAAAAAAGCCCAGTCCATTATCGATGAGGAATTCGATCTTCTGATCAAACAATACAAAAGACAGAGAGCAGACACACTCGTATCTGAACTGTATGCCCAGTCATACAAACTCCGTGTGAATGAAAAAGATAAAGCCATCACAAAACTTGGTGCTTACCATACGATTGGTGACACTGAAAAACAGATCATAGAAGACCTGACACATTCAATTATCAATAAAATGCTGGCAGAGCCTACCAAAATTATCAGGTATGCAGCAGAAATTGGTGACGACGAGCTGCTGGAGTCTGTTGCCAGAGTATTTATCGCTAATAGATCTAACATTAAAGAAGAGAATGAGCTGGTAAAATGTTCCCCGAGCACAGAATGA
- the hemB gene encoding porphobilinogen synthase, whose product MFPEHRMRRLRSGKIRDLVRETSLSVDDLIYPVFANETIDAPQEVASMPGIYNLPVERIADEAKEAADLGIPAILLFGIPEKKDEHGSSAWGDDDVVQRAIREIKNELGKDMLVITDVCLCEYTSHGHCGMVDFDTEEIMNDPTLPLLGKTAVSHVKAGADMVAPSGMMDGMISAIRSALDENNYYNIPIMSYAAKYSSSFYGPFRDAAGSGCCFGDRSTHQMDPANSDEALMEAALDIEEGADIIMVKPALPYLDILYRLKTEFEIPTAAYNVSGEYSMLKAAAQNGWLDEKKVMYESLMSIKRAGADMIITYFAKEMAEMLK is encoded by the coding sequence ATGTTCCCCGAGCACAGAATGAGAAGGCTGAGAAGCGGCAAGATTAGAGACCTGGTACGTGAGACTTCATTGTCCGTAGATGACCTGATATACCCTGTTTTTGCCAATGAGACAATAGATGCTCCGCAGGAAGTCGCATCAATGCCTGGCATTTATAATCTGCCGGTTGAGAGAATTGCCGATGAAGCAAAGGAAGCTGCCGACCTTGGCATACCTGCCATATTACTTTTCGGCATCCCGGAAAAAAAAGATGAACATGGAAGCTCTGCATGGGGAGATGATGATGTTGTGCAGCGCGCCATACGTGAGATCAAAAATGAGCTCGGCAAGGATATGCTTGTAATAACCGATGTCTGCCTGTGCGAATACACCAGCCATGGCCACTGTGGAATGGTCGATTTCGATACTGAAGAAATAATGAATGACCCCACACTTCCACTACTGGGAAAAACGGCAGTCAGTCACGTAAAGGCCGGTGCTGACATGGTGGCCCCATCAGGAATGATGGATGGTATGATATCTGCGATTCGCAGCGCACTTGACGAAAATAATTACTATAATATCCCAATTATGTCCTATGCTGCAAAATATTCATCATCATTCTACGGACCCTTCAGGGATGCAGCAGGTTCAGGATGCTGCTTTGGAGACAGATCCACACACCAGATGGATCCTGCAAATTCTGATGAGGCACTCATGGAAGCAGCACTTGATATAGAGGAAGGAGCTGACATAATCATGGTCAAACCGGCGCTTCCATATCTTGATATATTATACCGTCTCAAGACCGAATTTGAAATTCCAACGGCAGCCTACAATGTTAGTGGCGAATACTCAATGCTTAAGGCAGCAGCACAAAATGGCTGGCTTGATGAGAAAAAGGTGATGTATGAGTCACTGATGTCTATCAAGCGTGCAGGTGCTGATATGATAATTACCTATTTTGCCAAGGAAATGGCAGAGATGTTAAAATGA
- a CDS encoding dihydroorotate dehydrogenase yields MIKITGIELENPTILAAGIMGTTGASLARVAKEGAGAVVTKSIGPEPKEGHKNPSMIDLGYGFLNAMGLPNPSYPDFKNELAIAKKETDTPVIASIFGGTEEEFVDVAQGLLESNPDAFELNVSCPHALGYGASVGSNPDAVESITAAVKDAVDIPVWVKLTPNVTDIVTIGDAAQRGGADAVVAINTVKGMAIDIESGYPILGNRFGGLSGKAVKPVAIKCVYDLYTALDIPVIGVGGIYTWQDAIEMMMAGANAVQIGSAVHEGIEIFSSIATGIETFVAERGYKDITDIIGLAHERI; encoded by the coding sequence ATGATTAAGATTACCGGAATTGAACTTGAAAATCCAACCATACTGGCAGCCGGCATAATGGGAACCACCGGTGCATCCCTTGCCCGCGTGGCAAAGGAAGGAGCTGGTGCCGTGGTTACAAAGTCCATTGGACCAGAACCAAAGGAAGGGCACAAGAACCCCAGTATGATAGACCTTGGTTATGGATTTTTGAATGCTATGGGATTACCAAATCCATCATATCCTGATTTTAAGAACGAGCTTGCGATTGCAAAGAAAGAAACTGACACCCCGGTTATTGCAAGCATATTCGGTGGAACTGAAGAAGAGTTTGTAGATGTTGCTCAGGGCCTTCTTGAGTCAAATCCTGATGCTTTTGAACTGAATGTAAGCTGCCCTCATGCACTTGGATATGGTGCATCTGTTGGAAGCAACCCGGATGCAGTTGAAAGTATCACAGCCGCAGTAAAAGATGCAGTAGACATTCCAGTATGGGTGAAACTAACACCTAACGTCACAGACATAGTGACAATTGGAGACGCAGCTCAAAGAGGAGGAGCTGACGCAGTTGTTGCTATAAATACTGTAAAAGGAATGGCTATTGACATTGAAAGTGGATATCCCATTCTTGGAAATAGATTCGGCGGACTTTCCGGAAAAGCTGTGAAACCAGTTGCAATCAAATGTGTTTATGACCTTTACACAGCCCTCGATATACCAGTCATAGGTGTTGGAGGCATTTACACCTGGCAGGATGCCATTGAAATGATGATGGCAGGAGCAAATGCGGTCCAGATAGGTTCAGCAGTTCATGAAGGAATTGAGATCTTCAGCTCAATTGCAACCGGAATTGAGACGTTCGTCGCTGAAAGAGGATACAAGGATATAACAGATATCATCGGACTTGCACATGAGAGGATATAA
- the hemL gene encoding glutamate-1-semialdehyde 2,1-aminomutase — protein sequence MSLDKSRDLYNKARTLLPGGVSSPVRAIKPYPFYTESANGSKIKDIDGNEYIDYCLAYGPNILGHANPTIKQAIINQLEKGWLYGTPTDLEVNLAEKIVSLYPSIDMLRFVSTGTEATMSALRAARGFTGKNKFVKIEGGFHGAHDAVLVKAGSGATTLGKPDSLGIPEDFTKNTLQVPFNDIEALTQVIEKNQDDMAAVILEPVMGNIGPVLPEGDFLKDVRKVTEENDVVLIFDEVITGFRLAMGGAQEYFGVTPDMTTLGKIVGGGMPIGVFGGKKEIIEMIAPSGSVYQAGTFSGSPASVAAGLTVIDVLEKEEVHKNLNATGDMMRSRLSEIVADLNLDYNVVGIASMFKIFFGDKPLNYQDVLKCDKEGYLKFFFKMLDSGVFLPPSQFETNFISTAHSEEDIEKTLSAYEANLK from the coding sequence ATGTCATTAGATAAGTCCAGAGATCTATACAACAAAGCAAGGACACTCCTCCCAGGAGGAGTCAGCAGTCCGGTAAGAGCTATCAAACCATACCCATTCTACACAGAATCAGCAAACGGTTCTAAAATAAAAGATATCGATGGAAATGAATACATCGACTACTGTCTTGCATACGGACCAAACATTCTGGGACATGCAAACCCAACAATCAAGCAGGCAATAATCAACCAGCTTGAAAAAGGATGGCTCTACGGCACACCAACAGACCTGGAAGTTAACCTTGCTGAAAAGATCGTTTCACTTTATCCAAGTATCGACATGCTCAGGTTTGTTTCAACAGGAACTGAAGCAACAATGAGCGCACTTCGTGCAGCAAGGGGATTCACAGGCAAGAACAAGTTCGTAAAGATAGAAGGTGGATTCCACGGTGCACACGATGCAGTACTTGTTAAGGCCGGATCAGGTGCAACAACACTTGGTAAACCAGATTCACTTGGAATCCCGGAAGATTTCACAAAGAACACTCTTCAGGTACCATTCAATGATATTGAAGCTCTAACACAGGTAATTGAAAAGAACCAGGATGATATGGCAGCAGTAATACTGGAACCAGTCATGGGCAACATCGGTCCTGTACTTCCGGAAGGAGATTTCCTGAAAGATGTACGCAAGGTCACAGAGGAAAATGATGTTGTACTCATCTTTGATGAAGTTATCACAGGTTTCAGGCTTGCGATGGGTGGAGCACAGGAATATTTCGGCGTTACACCTGATATGACAACACTTGGTAAGATCGTTGGCGGAGGAATGCCAATTGGTGTTTTCGGAGGAAAGAAAGAGATTATAGAAATGATAGCACCTTCCGGAAGCGTATACCAGGCAGGAACCTTCAGCGGAAGCCCGGCTTCAGTTGCAGCAGGACTTACAGTAATTGATGTACTTGAAAAAGAAGAAGTACACAAGAACCTCAATGCAACCGGTGATATGATGAGAAGCAGGTTGTCCGAGATTGTTGCAGACCTTAATCTCGATTATAACGTAGTTGGAATTGCTTCAATGTTCAAGATATTCTTTGGAGACAAACCACTGAACTATCAGGATGTTCTCAAGTGTGACAAGGAAGGATACCTGAAGTTCTTCTTCAAGATGCTTGACAGTGGTGTTTTCCTGCCACCATCACAGTTTGAGACAAATTTCATTTCAACTGCACACAGCGAAGAGGATATTGAAAAGACACTCTCCGCATACGAAGCAAATCTTAAATGA
- a CDS encoding precorrin-2 dehydrogenase/sirohydrochlorin ferrochelatase family protein yields MKDKNHFLPLLIDMSDKKVVIFGSGSVGERKANLFSEYAKVTVVSRSFNDVFFKLEEKYGIKLIKADAGKLTDEEINDIIRDAFLVIPATNDRSINERIVILSKPFGILTNEVDAIGDVTVPAVIKRGGLTISISTTGSSPAFSRFTRQQVEKIITPEFADMIKIQDEMRTYLKGEVPDQKDRKEILWDILESEDVWEGLKESYEKGFNTAQGIVRKKISEKVR; encoded by the coding sequence ATGAAAGACAAGAACCACTTCCTGCCACTGCTGATAGATATGAGCGACAAGAAAGTCGTGATATTCGGAAGTGGATCTGTCGGGGAAAGAAAAGCTAACCTGTTCTCAGAGTATGCAAAAGTTACGGTAGTCAGTCGTAGCTTTAATGATGTTTTTTTTAAGCTTGAAGAAAAATACGGCATCAAGCTAATCAAAGCAGATGCAGGAAAGCTCACCGATGAAGAGATAAACGATATCATCAGAGATGCATTCCTTGTAATTCCTGCCACCAACGACAGAAGCATAAATGAAAGAATTGTTATTCTGTCTAAACCCTTCGGGATACTGACAAACGAAGTAGATGCCATTGGTGATGTCACTGTGCCTGCTGTGATAAAACGTGGAGGACTTACTATAAGTATATCCACCACCGGCTCAAGCCCTGCCTTTTCAAGATTTACACGCCAGCAGGTGGAGAAGATCATTACACCTGAATTTGCTGACATGATCAAAATCCAGGACGAAATGCGGACTTACCTAAAAGGCGAAGTTCCCGACCAGAAAGACAGAAAAGAGATTTTGTGGGACATTCTTGAGAGTGAGGACGTGTGGGAAGGGCTTAAAGAATCATATGAAAAAGGGTTTAATACAGCACAGGGTATAGTAAGGAAGAAAATAAGCGAGAAAGTCAGATGA